A single Anopheles arabiensis isolate DONGOLA chromosome X, AaraD3, whole genome shotgun sequence DNA region contains:
- the LOC120906204 gene encoding ubiquitin-conjugating enzyme E2 H isoform X2: MSSPSAGKRRMDTDVIKLIESKHEVTILGGLNEFCVKFFGPRGTPYEGGVWKVRVHLPEHYPFKSPSIGFINKIYHPNIDEVSGTVCLDVINQAWTALYDLSNIFESFLPQLLTYPNPVDPLNGDAAAMYLHKPEEYRKKVADYVRRYATEEALREQDPTESSDSESSMSDFSEDEAQDMEL; the protein is encoded by the coding sequence ATGTCTTCTCCAAGTGCAGGCAAACGCCGTATGGACACAGATGTCATCAAATTGATAGAAAGTAAACACGAAGTCACTATTCTTGGTGGTTTGAATGaattttgtgtaaaattttTTGGTCCACGAGGCACGCCATACGAAGGAGGCGTATGGAAAGTACGTGTTCATTTACCGGAACATTACCCGTTTAAATCACCAAGCATCGGATTTATCAACAAAATCTACCACCCAAATATTGACGAAGTATCAGGAACAGTTTGTCTGGACGTTATCAATCAAGCTTGGACAGCATTATATGATTTGTCCAATATTTTTGAGTCGTTCTTACCCCAACTACTTACGTATCCTAATCCAGTAGACCCTCTGAACGGTGATGCAGCTGCAATGTACCTGCATAAACCTGAAGAATATCGCAAGAAAGTAGCTGATTATGTCAGAAGATACGCTACTGAAGAAGCTTTGCGGGAACAAGATCCAACAGAAAGTTCTGATAGTGAAAGCAGCATGTCTGACTTCAGCGAAGACGAGGCACAGGATATGGAGTTATAA
- the LOC120906204 gene encoding ubiquitin-conjugating enzyme E2 H isoform X1: MPGDVVCIQLTIQTYSVLLLVTSFFHTKCMAYPGRRLYGYVEFLVVHKTVNRHVYDRLPGDILAFVLNRTTLLESKHYPASLNMSSPSAGKRRMDTDVIKLIESKHEVTILGGLNEFCVKFFGPRGTPYEGGVWKVRVHLPEHYPFKSPSIGFINKIYHPNIDEVSGTVCLDVINQAWTALYDLSNIFESFLPQLLTYPNPVDPLNGDAAAMYLHKPEEYRKKVADYVRRYATEEALREQDPTESSDSESSMSDFSEDEAQDMEL, from the exons TTTTATTGCTTGTAACATCattcttccatacaaaatgtatggcctaCCCGGGAAGGCGGTTATATGGTTACGTGGAGtttttggtcgtacacaaGACTGTTAACCGTCATGTGTACgaccgcctacccgg GGATATATTAGCATTCGTGCTAAATAGAACAACGTTATTGGAAAGCAAACATTACCCTGCGTCACTCAACATGTCTTCTCCAAGTGCAGGCAAACGCCGTATGGACACAGATGTCATCAAATTGATAGAAAGTAAACACGAAGTCACTATTCTTGGTGGTTTGAATGaattttgtgtaaaattttTTGGTCCACGAGGCACGCCATACGAAGGAGGCGTATGGAAAGTACGTGTTCATTTACCGGAACATTACCCGTTTAAATCACCAAGCATCGGATTTATCAACAAAATCTACCACCCAAATATTGACGAAGTATCAGGAACAGTTTGTCTGGACGTTATCAATCAAGCTTGGACAGCATTATATGATTTGTCCAATATTTTTGAGTCGTTCTTACCCCAACTACTTACGTATCCTAATCCAGTAGACCCTCTGAACGGTGATGCAGCTGCAATGTACCTGCATAAACCTGAAGAATATCGCAAGAAAGTAGCTGATTATGTCAGAAGATACGCTACTGAAGAAGCTTTGCGGGAACAAGATCCAACAGAAAGTTCTGATAGTGAAAGCAGCATGTCTGACTTCAGCGAAGACGAGGCACAGGATATGGAGTTATAA
- the LOC120906637 gene encoding putative nuclease HARBI1, with the protein MILTICLSKLHQKLKKMDTNMRPSLSPRDMLIVTLRYLATGDQYKSLEYAFRIFAQAISKFVPQVCDCLVEVLRNYVKLPTNSDEWMKIVQGFEEKWNFPHTLGAIDGKHVMIKAPPHSGTDYFNYRRFFSVVFLGVVDSNSNFIYADVGSKGRISDRGVFRNSVLYKKLERNECGIPSPAPLYQASRILVPYMFLGDKAFPLTHYCLRPFSGLTERGSVQRIFNMRHSIARRPVEMAYGIHSGRFRVLRKPIELSEENAKKVIMATIYLHNFKRRDENTRNQDANQFIYRQDDNPNMLRFNANRSRPNFNMMEIRMHMANYFVNN; encoded by the exons ATGATTTTAACTATCTGCTTGAGCAAATTAcaccaaaaattaaaaaaaatggatacCAATATGCGCCCGAGTTTGTCACCAAGGGACATGCTAATTGTGACATTACGATATTTGGCTACGGGAGACCAATACAAGTCGCTTGAATACGCTTTTCGG ATTTTTGCCCAAGCGATTTCTAAATTCGTACCTCAAGTATGTGATTGCCTTGTTGAAGTTTTAAGAAACTATGTGAAG TTACCCACCAATTCGGACGAATGGATGAAAATTGTGCAGGGCTTTGAAGAAAAGTGGAATTTTCCCCATACACTCGGGGCGATTGACGGCAAACATGTTATGATAAAAGCTCCACCGCATAGCGGAACTGACTATTTTAACTATAGAAGGTTTTTTAGTGTTGTATTTTTAGGTGTGGTAGATTCTAACAGTAATTTTATATATGCAGATGTTGGCTCTAAAGGTAGAATATCAGACAGAGGAGTCTTTAGAAATTCTGTACTCTACAAAAAACTAGAAAGAAACGAGTGTGGTATTCCAAGCCCTGCACCGTTATACCAAGCATCCCGCATCCTTGTACCGTATATGTTTTTAGGAGATAAGGCTTTTCCGTTGACGCATTACTGCCTTAGACCGTTCAGTGGTTTAACGGAAAGAGGATCAGTCCAGCGCATTTTTAATATGCGGCACTCGATTGCCAGGCGTCCTGTTGAAATGGCCTACGGAATCCATAGTGGCAGGTTTCGGGTGTTGAGAAAGCCTATCGAGCTTAGTGAGGAAAACGCCAAAAAGGTGATAATGGCCACTAtatatttgcataattttaaacGACGGGATGAAAATACTAGGAATCAAGATGCCAACCAATTTATATATAGACAAGACGACAATCCAAATATGCTTAGATTTAATGCAAATAGATCACGGCCCAATTTCAATATGATGGAAATTCGGATGCATATGGcaaattattttgtaaataattga
- the LOC120906638 gene encoding uncharacterized protein LOC120906638 has product MPDKKKRKKNIHMSEEITLVFVDLVFRHEAIWNRKHKDYKDINRRNDDWCSIADQVGLSVNVLKDKWASLQSTYRKCRSTYNKSLVTGSGADEVDNPTWFAYSAMRFLDGTTDCGKTLNTVSKYIHSVRVG; this is encoded by the exons ATgccagacaaaaaaaagaggaagaag aACATCCATATGAGTGAGGAAATTACTCTTGTGTTTGTAGACCTTGTGTTCCGGCATGAAGCCATTTGGAACCGGAAACACAAGGATTACAAAGATATTAATCGTCGGAACGACGATTGGTGCAGCATAGCTGACCAAGTGGGATTGTCAGTCAATGTGTTGAAGGACAAGTGGGCATCACTCCAGTCTACATATAGAAAGTGCCGATCAACATACAACAAGAGTCTGGTAACTGGTTCTG gAGCTGATGAAGTTGACAACCCCACTTGGTTTGCCTATAGTGCGATGCGGTTTCTCGATGGAACAACCGATTGTGGTAAAACGTTGAATACCGTAAGTAAATATATACATTCGGTCCGCGTTGGTTGA